A part of Thermus albus genomic DNA contains:
- a CDS encoding LysR family transcriptional regulator, protein MDLRRLRLFLLLAEEGNFHRAAEKAYLSQPALSQHIQALEKALGVKLLERRPFRLTPAGEVLQREGKRLLAEVEALKEQVRQAGRGQPGKDYLGELRFGVPENLLPDLMPLLDHLRRGLGQPVEILEMHTPEQVKALKEGQLDYGLAGLRVEDPTIGQEPLLQVPIVVALPEGHPLASRKRVPLKALREEPFLLLPKEVLPPLHEAFMAVFQQAGFTPKVVREVARFSQAVSLVAAGVGVYLTLAPYRVFPHPGVVLKPLEEEAALQVSLIYRTHPAPPRLSEVRALLKALVL, encoded by the coding sequence ATGGACCTGCGCCGCCTGCGGCTTTTCCTTCTTCTGGCCGAGGAAGGGAACTTCCACCGGGCTGCGGAGAAGGCCTACCTTTCCCAGCCCGCCCTTTCCCAGCACATCCAGGCCTTGGAGAAGGCTCTAGGCGTCAAGCTTCTTGAGCGCAGACCCTTCCGCCTTACCCCGGCGGGGGAGGTGCTGCAGCGGGAAGGCAAGCGGCTGTTGGCGGAGGTGGAGGCCCTAAAAGAGCAGGTGCGCCAAGCAGGGCGGGGCCAGCCCGGGAAGGACTACCTTGGGGAGCTCCGCTTCGGGGTGCCGGAAAACCTCCTTCCCGACCTCATGCCCCTTTTGGACCACCTGCGCCGGGGCTTGGGCCAGCCGGTGGAAATCCTAGAGATGCACACCCCTGAGCAGGTAAAGGCCCTCAAGGAGGGCCAGCTGGACTACGGCCTGGCAGGGCTTAGGGTGGAGGACCCTACCATCGGCCAGGAACCCCTTTTGCAGGTGCCCATCGTGGTAGCCCTGCCCGAGGGGCACCCCTTGGCCTCCCGAAAACGGGTGCCCCTTAAGGCTTTGCGGGAGGAACCTTTCCTCCTCCTCCCCAAGGAGGTCCTACCCCCCCTTCACGAGGCCTTCATGGCGGTCTTCCAGCAGGCAGGCTTCACCCCTAAGGTGGTCCGGGAGGTGGCCCGGTTCTCCCAGGCGGTAAGCCTGGTGGCGGCGGGGGTGGGGGTCTACCTCACCCTGGCTCCCTACCGGGTCTTTCCTCATCCCGGGGTGGTGCTTAAGCCCCTGGAGGAAGAGGCGGCCTTGCAGGTTTCCCTCATCTACCGCACCCATCCCGCTCCCCCCAGGCTTTCGGAGGTGCGGGCACTCCTAAAGGCTTTGGTCCTTTAG
- the aceE gene encoding pyruvate dehydrogenase (acetyl-transferring), homodimeric type, with product MTEDVLKEALEALSPEELARLKEEENREWRESLEYVLRVEGFARVEELLRLLDEFLYLAGYTPANRLSTPYLNTIPKEKEPPYPGDLDLERRIANILRWNAAMMVARANKKADGIGGHISTYASIAELYEVGFNHFFRGPEAGLDRDLVFFQGHSSPGIYARAFLEGRLSEADLENFRREVHPPVPGGRGLSSYPHPWLMPDFWEFPTVSMGLGPIQAIYQARFMRYLEDRGLKPRSTAKVWAFLGDGEHDEPETVGALHLAAREGLDNLIFVVNANLQRLDGPVRGNSKIIQELERLYRGAGWWVIKMVWGSAWDRLLAKDQEGHLLRRFEALVDGESQRYAAFGAKELRERFFNTPELKRLIEGMTDEELDELTRSRGGHDLVKIHAAYKAAVEHRGSPVVILARTIKGYGMGPTAMAKNVAHQVKKLTEEDLKEARSFLGIPIPEERLSELPYYHPGPDSPEVKYLLERRKALGGFVPERRVRFTGGLGQLEGYLEVPGEEFFQEFYEGTGGREISTTMAFVRILAKLLRHPKIGKLIVPIVPDEARTFGMEALIAQVGIYSPQGQLYIPVDAGTLTAYKESKEGQILEEGITEAGAMADFIAAGTAYAHWGISTIPFLITYSMFGLQRIGDLVWAAADQRAKGFILGATAGRTTLEGEGLQHQDGQSQVYALAAPNLLVYDPAFAHELAVILEDGLRRMYQKGEDVFYYLTIENENYPHPPMPGPREKVKEGILKGLYLFRPGEGEGPRVQLLGSGPILPQAAKAQELLKGYGVVADVWSATSYKALYYDAIEAERERRLLGKARRPYVAEVLEGHEGPVVAASDYLKALPNLIRGYLDRPFCALGTDGFGRSDTREALRDFFEVDARHIAYAALVLLAEEGQVPAKVLAKARKELGLELRETPPHRR from the coding sequence ATGACGGAGGATGTGCTCAAGGAAGCCCTAGAGGCCCTTTCCCCAGAGGAACTGGCCCGGCTTAAGGAGGAGGAGAACCGGGAGTGGCGGGAGTCTTTGGAGTATGTGCTCCGGGTGGAGGGGTTTGCCCGGGTGGAGGAGCTTTTGCGCCTATTGGACGAGTTTCTCTACCTGGCGGGCTACACCCCTGCAAACCGCCTCTCCACCCCTTACCTCAACACCATCCCCAAGGAAAAGGAGCCTCCTTACCCAGGGGACCTAGATCTGGAAAGGCGCATCGCCAACATCCTGCGCTGGAACGCGGCCATGATGGTGGCCCGGGCCAACAAGAAGGCGGATGGGATCGGAGGGCATATCTCCACCTACGCCTCCATCGCGGAGCTGTACGAGGTGGGCTTCAACCACTTCTTCCGCGGGCCCGAGGCGGGGTTGGACCGGGATTTGGTCTTCTTCCAGGGGCACTCCTCCCCTGGCATCTACGCCCGGGCCTTCCTGGAAGGGAGGTTAAGCGAAGCGGACCTGGAGAACTTCCGCCGGGAGGTGCACCCTCCGGTGCCGGGTGGCCGGGGGCTTTCCAGCTATCCCCATCCCTGGCTGATGCCGGACTTCTGGGAGTTCCCCACGGTCAGCATGGGCCTTGGCCCCATCCAGGCCATCTACCAGGCCCGTTTCATGCGCTACCTGGAGGACCGGGGCCTGAAGCCCAGGAGCACCGCCAAGGTCTGGGCCTTCTTGGGGGACGGGGAGCACGACGAACCGGAGACCGTGGGAGCTTTGCACCTGGCGGCCCGGGAGGGACTGGACAACCTCATCTTCGTGGTGAACGCCAACCTGCAGCGCCTGGATGGGCCCGTGCGGGGCAACTCCAAGATCATCCAGGAGCTGGAAAGGCTGTATAGGGGTGCGGGCTGGTGGGTGATCAAGATGGTCTGGGGTTCCGCCTGGGACCGGCTCCTGGCCAAGGATCAGGAGGGCCACCTCCTGAGGCGCTTTGAGGCCCTGGTGGACGGGGAGTCGCAGCGCTATGCCGCCTTTGGGGCCAAGGAGCTCAGGGAGCGCTTCTTCAACACCCCCGAGCTCAAGCGGCTCATCGAGGGGATGACGGACGAGGAGCTGGATGAGCTCACCCGTAGCCGGGGTGGGCACGACTTGGTGAAGATCCATGCCGCCTACAAGGCGGCGGTGGAGCACAGGGGAAGCCCGGTGGTTATCCTGGCCCGCACCATCAAGGGCTACGGCATGGGGCCCACCGCCATGGCCAAGAACGTGGCCCACCAGGTGAAGAAGCTCACCGAGGAGGACCTAAAGGAGGCGCGCTCCTTTTTGGGCATCCCCATCCCCGAGGAAAGGCTATCGGAGCTTCCCTACTACCACCCGGGGCCGGACTCTCCCGAGGTGAAATACCTCCTAGAACGTAGGAAGGCCCTGGGGGGCTTTGTCCCCGAGCGCCGGGTACGGTTTACCGGGGGCCTGGGTCAGCTGGAAGGTTATCTGGAGGTGCCGGGGGAGGAGTTCTTCCAGGAGTTCTACGAGGGCACGGGGGGGCGGGAGATCTCCACCACCATGGCCTTCGTGCGCATCCTGGCCAAGCTCCTGCGCCACCCCAAGATCGGGAAACTCATCGTGCCCATTGTGCCCGACGAGGCTCGCACCTTCGGCATGGAGGCCCTGATCGCCCAGGTGGGCATCTACTCCCCGCAGGGGCAGCTTTACATCCCGGTGGATGCCGGCACCCTCACCGCCTACAAGGAGAGCAAGGAGGGGCAGATCCTGGAGGAGGGGATCACCGAAGCCGGGGCCATGGCGGACTTCATCGCCGCCGGCACCGCCTACGCCCACTGGGGCATCTCCACCATCCCCTTCCTCATCACCTACTCCATGTTTGGCCTGCAGCGTATCGGGGACCTGGTCTGGGCGGCCGCCGACCAGCGCGCCAAAGGTTTTATCCTAGGGGCCACGGCGGGGCGGACTACCCTGGAGGGGGAAGGCCTGCAGCACCAGGATGGGCAGAGCCAGGTCTACGCCCTGGCTGCCCCCAACCTGCTGGTTTATGACCCCGCCTTCGCTCATGAGCTGGCGGTGATCCTCGAGGACGGCCTAAGGCGCATGTACCAAAAGGGGGAGGATGTCTTCTACTACCTCACCATTGAGAACGAGAACTACCCCCACCCCCCCATGCCCGGGCCCCGGGAGAAGGTGAAGGAGGGGATCCTGAAGGGCCTCTATCTTTTCCGCCCCGGGGAGGGGGAAGGCCCCCGGGTCCAACTTCTGGGTTCCGGGCCCATCCTGCCCCAGGCGGCGAAGGCCCAGGAGTTGCTGAAGGGCTACGGGGTGGTGGCGGATGTCTGGAGCGCCACCAGCTACAAGGCTCTCTACTACGATGCCATTGAGGCGGAAAGGGAGCGCAGGCTTTTGGGGAAGGCCCGGAGGCCCTATGTGGCCGAGGTCTTGGAAGGCCACGAGGGCCCGGTGGTGGCCGCCAGCGATTACCTCAAGGCCCTGCCCAACCTCATAAGGGGGTACTTGGACCGGCCCTTCTGCGCCTTGGGCACCGATGGCTTTGGCCGCTCGGATACCCGGGAGGCCCTAAGGGACTTCTTTGAGGTGGATGCCCGGCACATCGCTTACGCCGCCCTTGTTCTCCTGGCTGAGGAAGGCCAGGTGCCGGCTAAGGTCTTGGCCAAAGCGCGGAAGGAGCTGGGGCTTGAGCTAAGGGAGACCCCGCCCCACCGGAGGTAG
- a CDS encoding 2-oxo acid dehydrogenase subunit E2 produces MELKLPELGDNVSAATVVGVLVQEGDRVAPGQPLLELETDKAVMEVPAEAGGVVKRVLVKVGDEVRPGQPFLELEAGEVAAPLSQEAPTPPKEEVQPAPSPGVPSPAPAPVGQEEGRLIPAAPSVRRLARELGVDIRQVRGTGLAGRITAEDVRRAAGLAQPPVALEAPPPPSPKLPDFSKWGPVRTEPMSGVRKATLRAMAQAWAQVPMVTHFDEADITELEALRKRYAKRAEERGFRLTLTAFLLKALALTLKAFPKFNASLDPEKGEVIYKDYVHIGVAVDTPFGLLVPVIRNVEQKGVLRLAQELQEVSEKARERKLSPEEMQGGTFSLSNLGGIGGVGFTPIVNWPEVAILGVSRSQMKPVWDPEKEAFQPRLIMPYALTYDHRLIDGAEAARFCRHLAALLQDPLGLALE; encoded by the coding sequence ATGGAGCTAAAGCTTCCCGAACTGGGCGACAACGTGAGCGCGGCCACCGTGGTGGGGGTGCTGGTGCAGGAGGGGGACCGGGTGGCCCCCGGCCAGCCCCTTTTGGAGCTGGAAACCGACAAGGCGGTGATGGAGGTGCCCGCGGAGGCGGGCGGGGTGGTGAAGCGGGTTTTGGTGAAGGTGGGGGACGAGGTACGCCCGGGGCAGCCCTTCTTGGAGCTGGAGGCGGGGGAGGTGGCGGCCCCCTTGTCCCAGGAGGCTCCCACCCCACCTAAGGAAGAGGTCCAGCCCGCGCCTTCCCCAGGGGTCCCGAGCCCTGCCCCAGCCCCGGTAGGGCAGGAGGAAGGCCGGCTCATCCCCGCCGCTCCCTCGGTGCGGCGCTTGGCCCGGGAGCTTGGGGTGGACATCCGCCAGGTGCGGGGCACGGGCCTTGCGGGGCGGATCACCGCCGAGGATGTGAGGCGGGCGGCGGGGTTGGCCCAGCCCCCCGTGGCCCTCGAGGCCCCACCGCCCCCAAGCCCCAAGCTCCCTGACTTTAGCAAGTGGGGTCCGGTGCGCACCGAGCCCATGAGCGGGGTGCGGAAGGCCACCCTGCGGGCCATGGCCCAGGCCTGGGCCCAGGTGCCCATGGTCACCCACTTTGACGAGGCGGACATCACCGAGCTGGAAGCCCTAAGGAAGCGCTACGCCAAAAGGGCGGAGGAACGGGGCTTTAGGCTCACCCTCACCGCCTTCCTCCTTAAGGCCTTGGCCCTGACCCTGAAGGCCTTCCCCAAGTTCAACGCTTCCCTGGACCCGGAAAAGGGGGAGGTCATCTACAAGGACTACGTTCACATCGGGGTGGCGGTGGACACCCCCTTTGGCCTCCTGGTGCCGGTGATCCGGAATGTGGAGCAAAAGGGGGTCCTGCGCCTAGCCCAGGAGCTCCAGGAGGTTTCCGAAAAGGCCCGGGAAAGGAAGCTTTCCCCCGAGGAGATGCAAGGGGGCACCTTCAGCCTCTCCAACCTGGGGGGGATTGGCGGGGTGGGCTTCACCCCCATCGTCAACTGGCCCGAGGTGGCCATTCTTGGGGTTTCCCGCTCACAGATGAAGCCGGTGTGGGATCCGGAGAAGGAGGCTTTCCAGCCCCGCCTCATCATGCCCTACGCCCTCACCTATGACCACCGCCTTATAGACGGGGCTGAGGCGGCCCGCTTCTGCCGGCATCTGGCCGCGCTTTTGCAGGATCCTTTGGGCTTGGCCCTGGAGTAG
- the hemC gene encoding hydroxymethylbilane synthase has protein sequence MRVIVVGTRGSALALAQTRFVVERLKESWPEAEFKVKTIKTRGDQGASPLEQAIFVKELQEALLSREIDIAVHSLKDLPTEEPPGLKIAAIPRRQDPRDAFLGKVYKRLEDLPQGAVVGTSSVRRKAQLLAHRPDLVVKDLRGNVDTRLAALGNGEYDGIILAAAGLIRLDLRNRIDQFLEPEVMLPAPGQGALALEVRVGDDLAEELCYALHHHPSHDRVRAERAFLKGLGAGCLAPVGALAQVAEDGTLLLEGMVLTPDGKSFIRAEIEGDASEAEELGLELAQDVLEQGGREILAQTR, from the coding sequence ATGCGCGTCATCGTGGTGGGAACCCGGGGCAGCGCCTTGGCCCTGGCCCAGACCCGCTTTGTGGTGGAGCGTCTTAAGGAAAGCTGGCCCGAGGCGGAGTTCAAGGTGAAAACCATCAAGACCCGGGGGGACCAGGGGGCAAGCCCCCTGGAGCAGGCCATCTTTGTTAAGGAGTTGCAGGAGGCCCTCCTTTCCCGGGAGATTGACATCGCCGTGCACTCCCTGAAGGACCTCCCCACGGAGGAACCCCCGGGGCTTAAGATCGCCGCCATACCCCGCAGGCAGGACCCCCGGGATGCCTTTTTGGGCAAGGTGTATAAGCGCCTCGAGGACCTTCCCCAAGGCGCCGTGGTGGGTACCAGCTCCGTAAGGCGCAAGGCCCAGCTTTTGGCCCACCGGCCGGACCTGGTGGTAAAGGACCTCAGGGGCAATGTGGACACCCGCCTGGCGGCCTTGGGCAATGGGGAGTACGACGGGATCATCCTGGCGGCGGCGGGGCTCATCCGGCTGGACTTGCGCAACCGCATAGACCAGTTCCTGGAACCCGAGGTGATGCTTCCCGCCCCTGGCCAAGGGGCCTTGGCCCTGGAGGTGCGGGTGGGGGATGACCTGGCGGAGGAGCTTTGCTATGCCCTCCACCACCACCCCTCCCACGACCGGGTACGGGCGGAGCGGGCCTTTTTAAAGGGCCTGGGGGCCGGGTGCCTGGCCCCGGTGGGGGCCCTGGCCCAGGTGGCGGAGGACGGCACCCTCCTTCTGGAGGGGATGGTCCTCACCCCCGACGGCAAGAGCTTTATCCGGGCGGAGATTGAAGGCGACGCTTCCGAGGCCGAGGAGCTGGGCCTGGAGCTGGCCCAGGACGTGCTGGAGCAGGGCGGGCGGGAGATTTTGGCCCAAACCCGATAG
- the perR gene encoding manganese-dependent transcriptional regulator PerR, which produces MALKRLTRQRKAVLEVVRKAHNHPDAAWIYQEVRKVVPKVSLGTIYRTLEALVEEGYLIPITKAGEATRYDANLHPHLHLVCERCGEIVDLEVPLPDLLAPVQEAYPQLEVRGVEVTYRGLCPACKAALKG; this is translated from the coding sequence ATGGCGCTTAAGCGCTTGACCCGCCAACGCAAGGCTGTCTTGGAGGTGGTGAGGAAGGCCCATAACCACCCCGATGCCGCTTGGATCTACCAGGAGGTGCGCAAGGTGGTGCCCAAGGTAAGCCTGGGGACCATCTACCGCACCCTCGAGGCCCTGGTGGAGGAGGGCTACCTTATCCCCATCACCAAGGCCGGGGAGGCCACCCGCTACGACGCCAACCTGCACCCCCACCTGCACCTGGTCTGCGAGAGGTGTGGGGAAATCGTGGACCTGGAGGTGCCCCTTCCCGACCTTCTCGCCCCCGTTCAGGAGGCCTATCCCCAGTTGGAGGTAAGGGGGGTGGAGGTGACCTATAGGGGCCTTTGCCCCGCCTGCAAGGCGGCCCTTAAAGGGTAG
- a CDS encoding bifunctional folylpolyglutamate synthase/dihydrofolate synthase produces MDPLAWLYARQGQVKPGLERIRALLARLGNPQEAYPVALIGGTNGKGTTARALAAILEETGLRVGLYTSPHLVDFRERVAVQGQLLSEAMLLALLEEVRPHAEALEASFFEVATALALLHFAQEGVEFAVLEVGLGGRWDATNAADPHLCVVTNIGHDHLEILGPTLKDVAREKAGIFRKGVPALTAAKGEGLGELKAQAEDLGTPLWVLGEEFDLEGVEAWEGGIAFRLRLKGEERPFKSRLLGPHQAENLALAAVGGRLLGASWEAVARGLSRVENPGRLERLPWPGGRELILDGAHNPEGAWALREALRFHGLLPAVLVLGFSREKDHRAMAEALGGLGPVVLTRYASPRSQDPKALLPLFPGALVEEDPLKALEKALALEDRVVVAGSLYLVGEVKRALLGLPPEERWQ; encoded by the coding sequence ATGGATCCCTTGGCCTGGCTTTACGCCCGGCAGGGCCAGGTGAAGCCTGGCCTGGAACGCATCCGAGCCCTCCTGGCCCGCCTGGGCAACCCCCAGGAGGCCTACCCCGTGGCCCTCATCGGGGGAACCAACGGCAAGGGCACCACCGCCCGGGCCCTGGCGGCGATCCTGGAGGAAACGGGTTTAAGGGTAGGGCTTTACACCAGCCCCCACCTGGTGGACTTCCGGGAGCGCGTGGCCGTCCAGGGCCAGCTTCTTTCGGAGGCGATGCTGTTGGCCCTTTTGGAAGAGGTCCGTCCCCACGCGGAGGCTTTAGAGGCCAGTTTTTTTGAGGTGGCCACCGCCCTCGCCCTCCTTCACTTTGCCCAGGAGGGGGTGGAGTTTGCGGTGCTGGAGGTGGGCCTCGGGGGGCGTTGGGATGCCACCAACGCGGCCGATCCCCACCTTTGCGTGGTCACCAACATCGGTCACGACCATTTGGAGATCCTGGGTCCCACCCTAAAGGACGTGGCCCGGGAGAAGGCGGGTATCTTCCGCAAAGGGGTGCCGGCCCTCACCGCCGCTAAGGGGGAGGGGCTTGGGGAGCTGAAGGCCCAGGCGGAGGATTTGGGCACGCCCCTTTGGGTCTTGGGGGAAGAATTCGACCTGGAAGGGGTGGAGGCCTGGGAAGGGGGCATCGCCTTTCGCTTGCGGCTAAAAGGGGAGGAAAGGCCCTTTAAAAGCCGGCTTTTAGGCCCCCACCAGGCGGAGAATCTGGCTTTGGCCGCGGTGGGAGGGAGGCTCCTTGGGGCCAGTTGGGAAGCGGTGGCAAGGGGCCTTTCCCGGGTGGAAAACCCTGGCCGTCTGGAGCGCCTCCCATGGCCTGGGGGAAGGGAGCTTATTTTGGATGGGGCCCATAACCCGGAAGGGGCTTGGGCCTTGCGGGAAGCTTTGCGTTTTCACGGGCTTTTGCCCGCGGTCTTGGTGCTGGGCTTCAGCCGGGAGAAGGACCACCGGGCCATGGCCGAGGCCCTTGGGGGATTGGGGCCGGTGGTCCTCACCCGCTACGCTTCCCCTAGGAGCCAAGACCCCAAGGCCCTTCTCCCCCTTTTCCCCGGGGCCCTGGTGGAGGAGGATCCCCTGAAGGCCTTGGAAAAGGCCTTGGCCCTGGAGGACCGGGTGGTGGTGGCGGGAAGCCTGTATCTGGTGGGGGAGGTGAAGCGGGCCCTTTTGGGGCTTCCCCCGGAGGAAAGGTGGCAATAG
- a CDS encoding aminotransferase class I/II-fold pyridoxal phosphate-dependent enzyme, with protein MSRVPEASVFLVVDEAKSKAREKGLKLIDLSIGSSDLLPPPGPIEALREALSDPSTYGYCLKSCTLPFLQEATRWYQDRYGVRLDPGREALALIGSQEGLAHLLLALTEPQDLLLLPEVAYPSYFGAARVASLRTFLIPLREDGLADLSRVPEEVWKEAKVLLLNYPNNPTGALADWGYFEEALALAEKHRLWLVHDNPYVDQVYEGEAPSPLALPGGRERVAELFSLSKSYHLAGFRLGFALGSEEAIARLERVKGVIDFNQYAGILRMGVAALKTPREVTQGFAQVYQQRALTMAEALKGALDLLPPKATMYLWGKLPQGVDDLEFALSLVERGVAVAPGRGFGPGGKGHVRLALVQPVEKLLEAARILKEALD; from the coding sequence ATGAGTAGGGTCCCTGAGGCCTCGGTCTTCCTGGTGGTGGACGAGGCCAAGAGTAAGGCCCGGGAAAAGGGGCTAAAGCTCATAGACCTCTCCATCGGCTCCAGCGACCTTCTGCCGCCACCGGGGCCCATAGAGGCCCTAAGGGAGGCCCTTTCCGACCCCAGCACCTACGGCTACTGCCTGAAAAGCTGCACCCTTCCCTTCTTGCAGGAGGCCACCCGCTGGTACCAGGACCGTTACGGGGTACGCCTGGACCCCGGCCGGGAAGCCCTGGCCTTGATCGGAAGCCAGGAGGGCCTGGCCCATCTCCTTCTGGCCCTCACCGAACCCCAAGACCTCCTCCTTCTCCCCGAGGTGGCCTACCCCAGCTACTTCGGCGCCGCCCGGGTGGCCTCCTTAAGGACCTTCCTCATCCCCTTACGGGAGGACGGCCTGGCGGATCTCTCCCGGGTGCCGGAAGAGGTCTGGAAGGAGGCCAAGGTCCTTCTCCTCAACTACCCCAACAACCCCACGGGAGCCCTGGCGGACTGGGGTTACTTTGAGGAGGCCTTGGCCTTAGCGGAAAAACATCGCCTATGGCTGGTCCACGACAACCCCTATGTGGACCAGGTGTACGAGGGCGAGGCCCCTTCCCCCTTGGCCCTTCCCGGAGGCCGGGAGCGGGTGGCGGAGCTCTTTAGCCTCTCCAAAAGCTACCACCTGGCGGGCTTCCGCCTGGGCTTCGCCCTGGGGAGCGAGGAAGCCATCGCCCGGCTGGAAAGGGTCAAGGGGGTCATAGACTTCAACCAGTATGCCGGTATCCTGCGCATGGGGGTCGCCGCCCTCAAGACCCCCAGGGAGGTGACCCAGGGCTTCGCCCAGGTGTATCAGCAAAGGGCCTTAACCATGGCGGAAGCCCTGAAGGGAGCGCTGGACCTCCTCCCCCCCAAGGCCACCATGTACCTTTGGGGGAAGCTTCCCCAAGGCGTGGACGACCTGGAGTTCGCCCTAAGCCTGGTGGAGCGGGGCGTGGCCGTGGCCCCAGGGAGGGGGTTTGGCCCCGGCGGGAAAGGGCATGTGCGCCTGGCTCTGGTGCAGCCCGTGGAGAAGCTTCTGGAAGCCGCCCGCATCCTAAAAGAAGCCTTGGATTGA